One Cervus canadensis isolate Bull #8, Minnesota chromosome 1, ASM1932006v1, whole genome shotgun sequence genomic window carries:
- the LOC122438195 gene encoding ferritin light chain-like, which produces MSSQIRQNYSTELEAAVNRLVNMQLRASYTYLSLGFYFDRDDVALEGVGHFFRELAKEKREGVERLLKLQNQRGGRALFLDVQKPSQDEWGKTQDAMEAALLVEKNLNQALLDLHGLASARGDPHICDFLENHFLDEEVKLIKKMGDHLTNLRRLAGPQAGLGEYLFERLTLKHD; this is translated from the coding sequence ATGAGCTCCCAGATTCGTCAGAATTATTCTACCGAGCTGGAGGCCGCCGTCAACCGCCTGGTTAACATGCAACTGCGGGCCTCCTACACCTAcctctctctgggcttctatttCGACCGCGACGATGTGGCTCTGGAGGGTGTGGGTCACTTTTTTCGCGAATTGGCCAAGGAGAAGCGCGAGGGCGTGGAGCGTCTCTTGAAACTGCAAAACCAGCGTGGCGGCCGCGCCCTCTTCCTGGACGTGCAGAAGCCATCTCAAGATGAGTGGGGTAAAACCCAGGACGCTATGGAAGCTGCCCTTCTCGTAGAGAAGAACCTGAATCAAGCCCTGTTGGATCTGCATGGCCTGGCTTCTGCCCGCGGAGACCCCCACATCTGTGATTTCCTGGAGAACCACTTCCTAGATGAGGAAGTGAAACTCATCAAGAAGATGGGTGACCACCTGACCAACCTCCGCAGGCTGGCTGGTCCCCAGGCTGGGTTGGGCGAGTATCTCTTCGAGAGGCTCACCCTTAAGCACGACTAG